In Hydractinia symbiolongicarpus strain clone_291-10 chromosome 15, HSymV2.1, whole genome shotgun sequence, one DNA window encodes the following:
- the LOC130628650 gene encoding uncharacterized protein LOC130628650: MHQFDLLYMPHDKLYGNTYKYILTGIDVASRYKVARPLRTKKASEVADMLKDIYKAGPLRYSKIFQVDNGSEFKSNVSTLLEAKGVEIKRATTKYHHTFTAFVESYNKVLAERLFKSQDAQELVTDETSTTWVKHLYTIVKRLNNTKTAMIGMKPSKAIKLDEVPLAKSGEYPDEKPLPDD, from the coding sequence ATGCACCAGTTTGATCTCTTGTACATGCCCCATGACAAGCTGTATGGTAATACATACAAGTATATCCTCACAGGCATCGATGTTGCCTCGAGGTATAAGGTCGCAAGACCCCTGAGAACGAAGAAAGCCAGTGAAGTAGCTGACATGCTCAAGGACATTTACAAAGCGGGACCTCTCAGATACTCAAAGATTTTCCAGGTGGATAATGGCTCAGAATTTAAATCAAATGTGAGTACCCTGTTAGAGGCTAAGGGTGTCGAAATAAAACGTGCTACTACTAAGTATCACCATACTTTCACGGCGTTCGTGGAGTCGTATAACAAGGTACTTGCGGAGAGATTGTTCAAATCTCAGGACGCacaagagttggtcactgatgaaactagtaccacatgggtcaaaCACCTATACACCATCGTCAAGAGATTGAACAATACAAAGACGGCTATGATCGGCATGAAGCCAAGCAAGGCCATTAAACTCGATGAAGTACCGCTTGCAAAAAGTGGGGAATATCCCGATGAGAAACCTCTACCCGACGATTGA
- the LOC130628649 gene encoding uncharacterized protein LOC130628649, which yields MRKVNKTFIANRVSEIREVTNHSHWYHIPADENPADAITRGVYNMHELELADCKISWKSGPNSLQGNESLWPSIEILSLDDKEIKRKTVLIIAADRKEMIVSYENYSTFDKLIRILSWIDRFVKSCRGKVKLMMPLLPQEEITNAKRVVFRDAQIPFRQEIQQIRDGSAVSKKSKLAPFKPFLDKSGIIRIGGRLKNAQILFDAKHQIILPNNHVAQLVIRKHHLRCGHAGVNQVLSEVRQTLWILNGRVAVKRVIQKCIDCQKFRSKAQISVMADLPRHRIDLEKPPFTNTGVDFFGPLLIKQGRKRLKQWVSLFTCMTIRCVHLELVESLESDDFLNSLQRFISRRQKPKLIISDCGTDFKGASNKLKQELKKLGHQNFENYCFGLQIEWRFNPPPAPHMGGAWERLVRTVKNTMKFLTKNLVLTDFQLMTLLAETENIVNSRPLTQVSDNPSDFQAVTPNHLLKGFGSPNSSLSLDKNADLPQSFRR from the coding sequence ATGAGAAAAGTCAATAAAACCTTTATTGCAAATCGAGTTTCCGAAATCCGAGAAGTAACAAATCACTCGCACTGGTATCACATACCTGCCGATGAAAATCCAGCTGATGCCATCACAAGAGGGGTCTACAATATGCACGAGCTAGAACTTGCAGACTGCAAAATATCTTGGAAGTCTGGCCCGAATTCTTTGCAGGGCAACGAAAGCCTTTGGCCATCCATAGAAATACTCTCATTGGATGATAAAGAAATCAAGAGAAAAACAGTGTTAATTATTGCGGCTGACAGAAAAGAAATGATAGTCAGTTACGAAAATTATTCTACATTCGATAAACTAATCAGAATCTTAAGTTGGATTGACCGCTTTGTAAAAAGCTGCCGTGGGAAGGTGAAATTAATGATGCCGCTATTACCACAGGAGGAGATTACGAATGCTAAGAGAGTCGTATTTCGTGACGCCCAAATACCGTTCAGACAAGAGATTCAACAAATCAGGGATGGATCTGCTGTGtcgaaaaaaagtaaacttgctCCATTTAAACCATTTCTTGATAAAAGTGGAATCATCAGAATAGGAGGAAGACTGAAGAATGCTCAAATTCTATTTGATGCCAAGCACCAAATTATCCTACCAAACAACCATGTCGCACAATTGGTTATCAGGAAACACCACCTTAGGTGCGGGCATGCAGGAGTTAACCAAGTGTTGTCCGAAGTGAGGCAAACACTGTGGATTTTGAATGGTCGCGTAGCAGTAAAACGCGTGATTCAAAAATGCATCGACTGCCAGAAGTTTAGGTCAAAGGCTCAAATCTCAGTGATGGCGGATCTCCCAAGACATAGAATCGACTTGGAAAAGCCTCCCTTTACAAATACGGGAGTAGACTTTTTTGGACCACTATTAATAAAGCAGGGGAGAAAGAGACTCAAGCAATGGGTGTCGTTGTTTACATGCATGACAATTCGTTGCGTACATCTCGAACTGGTAGAAAGCTTAGAATCGGATGACTTTCTAAACTCGTTACAAAGATTCATCAGTAGAAGGCAAAAGCCAAAATTGATAATTTCCGATTGTGGCACAGATTTTAAAGGTGCCTCGAACAAACTTAAGCAAGAGCTGAAAAAACTgggtcatcaaaattttgaaaattattgtTTCGGCCTACAAATTGAATGGAGATTTAACCCACCACCTGCTCCCCACATGGGCGGCGCTTGGGAGCGACTTGTACGAACAGTGAAAAACACAATGAAATTTCTGACTAAGAATCTAGTTTTGACCGATTTCCAGCTGATGACTCTGTTGGCGGAGACGGAAAATATCGTCAACAGCCGACCACTTACACAAGTTAGTGACAATCCTAGCGATTTTCAAGCTGTGACTCCAAATCATCTCCTGAAAGGGTTTGGAAGTCCCAATTCTTCACTGTCTTTAGACAAAAATGCTGATCTTCCACAAAGTTTCAGAAGATGA